One segment of uncultured Tolumonas sp. DNA contains the following:
- a CDS encoding response regulator yields the protein MTPYEAKGITGQNSLEHILVVDDIQTNLRLAKAFLNGGGYQNVYLESDPFRVSEWLNSVDINLLILDLSMPQKDGISLFVELRNEFGERLPPVIFLTALHDDSWRDQAMELGAKAFITKPFDQTKMLSCISEILNSAT from the coding sequence ATGACACCATATGAAGCAAAAGGAATAACTGGCCAGAACAGTTTGGAACACATTCTGGTTGTGGATGATATCCAAACTAATTTGCGTTTAGCGAAAGCATTTTTAAATGGCGGCGGTTATCAGAATGTCTATCTTGAAAGTGATCCGTTTCGTGTTTCTGAATGGTTAAATAGTGTTGATATCAACTTGCTGATCCTTGATTTAAGCATGCCACAGAAAGATGGCATCAGCTTGTTTGTCGAGTTGCGAAATGAGTTTGGTGAGCGGTTACCGCCGGTTATTTTTCTCACTGCACTGCATGATGACAGCTGGCGTGATCAAGCGATGGAATTGGGTGCCAAAGCCTTCATTACTAAACCGTTTGATCAAACTAAGATGCTGAGTTGTATCAGCGAAATACTGAATAGCGCCACTTAG
- the hrpA gene encoding ATP-dependent RNA helicase HrpA, which produces MSEAILRSLQSQLSECLPVDKAQLLRRLQGVQRLPANKQTSVLALIGQELEKARLRAQLRQQNVPKLHYPDLPVTDKRHDIAEAIRKHQVVIVAGETGSGKTTQLPKICMEAGRGVQGMIGHTQPRRLAARTVAARIAEELQCELGSHVGYKVRFHDQVNENSYVKLMTDGILLAEIQSDRMLMQYDTLIIDEAHERSLNIDFILGYLKQLLPKRPDLKLIITSATIDPQRFSRHFSNAPVIEVSGRTYPVDVRYRPWQDEEDSDPLQGLFNAVDELCSEGLGDILIFMNGEREIRDTADALRKRNLRDTEILPLYSRLSNTEQNRIFSQHAGRRIVLATNVAETSLTVPGIRYVIDPGTARISRYSYKTKVQRLPIEAISQASANQRKGRCGRVAAGICIRLYSEQDFLGRPEFTDPEILRTNLASVILQMLALGLGDMSRFPFVEAPDSRHIKDGLRLLEELGAINGSIDGQHPLRLTPLGRQLARVPLDPRLARMVLAAPQFGCLEEILIITSALSIQDPRERPMDKQQASDEKHRRFEDKDSDFQAYLNLWNYVQEQQQTLSQNQFRKQCQKEFLSYLRLREWQDIHYQVRQATRELSLTINQDAAPEQAIHSAILTGLLSHIGMKDGDKSEYIGARNARFMIFPGSGLFKKPPKWSMVAELTETSRLYGRTAARIQPEWIEPLAGHLLKRSYSDPRWSKKAGAVLASEKVTLYGVTIVADREVQYGDIDPVVSRELFIRRALVEGDFETRHRFFAENRKLLAEVEALEAKSRRRDILVDDETLFLFYDAHIPADVVSARHFDSWWKTASKESPELLNFEREMLLQGDASHINEHDYPNQWVQGRLKFRLSYQFEPGEEADGVTVHIPLPLLNQVEPLGFDWLIPGMRHELLVALIKSLPKQWRKNFVPAPNYADALIASISPEQGPLLDAIERQLKRMSGLTVPRECWDWNSIADHLKMTFRVIDDKRKKVAESKDLLALKEQLRAQVQQTLSQVADDDIEQEGLTLWSFGPLPQEYSQKRGGFEVKAYPALVDQKDSVAIQLFDSPVAQQTAMWAGQRRLVLLNVPSPIKYLQEKLPNKAKLGLYFTPFGKVAELIDDCIACGCDQLMQQHGGLSWDNDTFQQQKEVIRGELNEAVVKIAAQVEQILTAAHGIRKLFKGKMTLELAFAHSDIQAQLERLIHKGFVTATGAARLPDLLRYMKGIERRMEKIPVDANRDRMYMLKVQHVEQVYQQLVGKLGKGQSIPEEVRNVRWMIEELRISYFAQVLGTPYPVSDKRVLQAIEAIKI; this is translated from the coding sequence TTGTCTGAAGCAATTCTTCGTTCGTTGCAAAGCCAACTGTCTGAATGTTTACCTGTCGATAAAGCTCAGTTATTGCGCCGTTTACAAGGTGTGCAACGTTTGCCTGCTAATAAACAAACCTCGGTTTTAGCCCTCATTGGCCAAGAGCTGGAAAAAGCCAGGCTACGGGCACAGTTGCGTCAGCAGAACGTACCAAAATTGCATTATCCTGACCTGCCTGTTACCGATAAACGGCATGACATCGCAGAGGCGATCCGTAAACATCAAGTTGTGATTGTGGCTGGTGAAACAGGCTCAGGTAAGACAACGCAGCTGCCTAAAATTTGTATGGAAGCAGGACGTGGTGTTCAGGGGATGATTGGTCATACACAGCCCCGACGTTTAGCGGCTCGTACTGTTGCTGCGCGTATTGCGGAAGAGTTGCAGTGTGAACTGGGTTCTCATGTTGGTTATAAGGTTCGTTTTCACGATCAGGTGAATGAAAACTCTTACGTCAAATTAATGACCGACGGCATTTTGCTGGCAGAAATTCAAAGTGATCGCATGTTGATGCAATACGACACGCTGATCATCGACGAAGCACATGAACGTAGTCTGAACATCGATTTTATTCTTGGTTATCTCAAGCAATTACTGCCAAAGCGCCCCGATCTCAAACTGATCATTACGTCGGCCACTATCGATCCACAGCGTTTCTCTCGCCATTTTAGTAATGCGCCGGTGATTGAGGTTTCTGGGCGCACTTATCCGGTCGATGTTCGTTACCGCCCTTGGCAAGATGAGGAAGATAGCGATCCGTTGCAGGGGTTGTTTAATGCGGTAGATGAATTATGTAGCGAAGGTTTAGGCGATATTCTGATCTTTATGAACGGTGAACGTGAGATCAGAGATACTGCCGATGCATTGCGGAAGCGAAATCTGCGCGACACTGAGATTTTGCCGCTCTATTCCCGATTATCGAATACAGAGCAAAACCGCATTTTCTCACAGCATGCGGGGCGGCGTATTGTGTTAGCCACGAACGTGGCGGAAACATCGCTGACGGTGCCAGGGATCCGTTATGTTATTGATCCGGGTACCGCGCGGATCAGCCGATATTCCTATAAAACCAAAGTGCAGCGCTTGCCGATTGAGGCAATTTCACAAGCCAGTGCCAACCAGCGCAAAGGGCGTTGTGGTCGTGTAGCTGCGGGTATCTGTATTCGTCTTTATTCGGAACAAGACTTTTTAGGTCGCCCTGAATTTACCGATCCAGAAATTCTGCGCACCAATCTGGCTTCTGTTATTTTGCAGATGCTCGCGCTGGGTCTGGGCGATATGAGCCGTTTCCCGTTTGTGGAAGCGCCTGATAGCCGCCACATCAAAGATGGTTTACGTTTGTTGGAAGAGCTGGGCGCTATTAATGGCTCGATTGATGGGCAGCATCCGCTGCGTCTGACGCCGCTGGGCCGTCAACTGGCGCGTGTTCCGTTAGATCCGCGTTTAGCGCGCATGGTTTTGGCCGCGCCGCAATTTGGTTGCCTTGAAGAGATCTTGATCATTACCTCGGCGTTGAGTATTCAAGATCCACGCGAACGTCCGATGGATAAACAACAAGCATCGGACGAAAAACATCGTCGTTTTGAAGATAAAGATTCTGATTTTCAAGCCTACCTCAATCTGTGGAATTATGTGCAGGAACAGCAGCAGACGCTGAGTCAAAATCAGTTCCGTAAACAATGCCAGAAAGAGTTTCTCTCATATTTACGACTGCGCGAATGGCAAGACATTCATTATCAGGTGCGTCAGGCAACCCGTGAGTTGAGTTTGACAATCAATCAAGACGCTGCGCCAGAGCAGGCGATCCACAGTGCTATTCTGACTGGTTTGCTCAGTCATATTGGTATGAAAGACGGCGATAAGTCAGAATATATTGGTGCTCGTAATGCCCGTTTTATGATTTTCCCCGGATCTGGTTTATTTAAGAAGCCGCCGAAATGGAGCATGGTCGCTGAGCTTACCGAGACATCGCGTTTATATGGTCGTACCGCAGCGCGTATTCAACCGGAATGGATCGAACCACTGGCTGGGCATCTGCTAAAACGTAGCTACAGCGATCCGCGTTGGTCGAAAAAAGCGGGGGCGGTATTAGCGTCAGAGAAGGTCACGCTGTATGGCGTCACCATCGTTGCTGATCGTGAAGTGCAATATGGTGATATCGATCCGGTAGTCAGTCGTGAACTGTTTATTCGACGCGCGTTAGTGGAAGGGGATTTTGAGACTCGTCATCGTTTCTTTGCCGAGAACCGTAAATTATTGGCGGAAGTTGAAGCGCTGGAAGCCAAATCGCGGCGCCGAGACATTCTCGTTGATGATGAGACCTTATTCCTGTTTTACGATGCGCATATCCCCGCTGATGTGGTTTCAGCTCGCCATTTTGACAGTTGGTGGAAAACAGCCAGTAAAGAGTCACCTGAACTGCTCAATTTCGAACGCGAAATGTTGCTGCAGGGTGACGCTTCACACATCAATGAGCATGATTACCCCAACCAGTGGGTGCAAGGCCGCCTTAAATTCCGCCTTTCTTACCAATTTGAACCGGGCGAAGAGGCGGATGGTGTCACGGTACATATTCCACTGCCATTATTGAATCAGGTGGAACCACTTGGTTTTGACTGGCTGATCCCTGGCATGCGGCATGAGTTGTTGGTTGCGCTTATCAAGTCATTGCCAAAACAATGGCGTAAGAATTTTGTGCCGGCACCTAATTATGCGGATGCACTGATAGCGTCGATTTCACCGGAACAAGGTCCGTTACTGGATGCAATTGAACGCCAGCTGAAGCGAATGAGCGGTTTGACTGTGCCGCGTGAATGCTGGGATTGGAATTCAATTGCCGATCACCTGAAAATGACGTTCCGAGTCATTGATGATAAACGTAAAAAAGTGGCAGAGAGTAAAGATCTGCTGGCACTGAAAGAGCAACTTCGTGCGCAGGTACAGCAGACGTTGTCGCAGGTCGCAGATGACGATATTGAGCAGGAAGGCTTAACGTTGTGGAGCTTTGGCCCATTACCACAAGAATACAGCCAGAAACGCGGTGGTTTTGAAGTTAAGGCTTATCCGGCATTAGTTGATCAAAAAGATTCAGTAGCGATCCAACTATTTGATTCACCGGTGGCGCAACAGACCGCAATGTGGGCAGGGCAACGGCGTTTAGTGCTATTGAATGTGCCGTCACCGATTAAATATTTGCAGGAAAAACTGCCCAATAAAGCCAAATTAGGTCTCTATTTCACCCCGTTTGGGAAAGTGGCCGAGCTGATTGATGACTGTATTGCTTGTGGCTGTGATCAGTTGATGCAACAGCATGGTGGCTTGTCATGGGATAACGACACGTTTCAACAGCAGAAAGAAGTCATTCGGGGCGAACTGAACGAAGCGGTCGTGAAGATTGCGGCGCAAGTGGAGCAGATCCTGACTGCAGCACACGGTATCCGGAAATTGTTTAAAGGCAAGATGACGCTGGAACTCGCGTTTGCACATTCCGACATTCAAGCGCAGTTGGAACGGTTAATTCATAAAGGCTTTGTCACAGCGACTGGCGCTGCCCGTTTACCTGATTTATTACGATATATGAAAGGGATCGAGCGGCGCATGGAGAAAATCCCTGTGGATGCTAACCGTGATCGGATGTATATGTTGAAAGTACAGCATGTCGAGCAGGTTTATCAGCAATTAGTTGGTAAATTAGGGAAGGGGCAGTCGATACCGGAAGAAGTACGTAATGTGCGTTGGATGATTGAGGAATTGCGTATTTCTTATTTTGCTCAGGTGTTGGGGACGCCATATCCGGTTTCTGATAAACGCGTACTACAGGCAATAGAGGCCATTAAAATCTAG
- a CDS encoding cold-shock protein: MSVRTGKVKWFNEAKGFGFIQQDEGPDVFVHFRAINSTGFKTLAEGQRVQFTVTQGQKGPQAENVTIL; this comes from the coding sequence ATGTCTGTACGTACTGGCAAAGTAAAATGGTTCAACGAAGCTAAAGGTTTTGGTTTTATTCAGCAGGATGAAGGTCCGGATGTATTTGTTCACTTCCGTGCTATCAACTCTACCGGTTTCAAAACCCTGGCTGAAGGCCAACGTGTTCAGTTCACTGTGACTCAAGGCCAGAAAGGCCCACAGGCTGAAAACGTAACTATCCTGTAA
- a CDS encoding ABC transporter transmembrane domain-containing protein, whose protein sequence is MSNTLLRLLKYCRPHLRLICIGLGFLFSSSLAEVSGPLLIKYFIDTSLATGHWIAHEIGLFIITYLSLQGLAAFSSYKQALLFSRVAQYIVKGLRQETFSAALRLPARYLDNHQTGHLISTISNDTETLLQLYIQVIGQSIHKVVLLTGILSGMFWLNWQLACLISIMIIMSIAVMQIYQRCSMPWSRQARQLTSDLNHQLSETLQGIPIIQSLVQEKHFADKFAATNQQQLQVRKKVLQLNGLLLRPMIDLLYIFTIGTLLSWFAIQGTSQIAVGVIYAFVSYMGRMVEPLNDLTNQLTQIQQSLIAGERIFTLLDEQKEPVGEYQQPIEGNIQFQHIHFRYQQDGNPILQDINLELYKGKMMALVGHTGSGKSTILHLLSGMYQPTSGNIIVEQHPIEKWNISSLRSQLGVIQQDPFIFAGSVADNIRFGRPNISDDDITQVLNHVQWFESINHNETVSMQLQEGGKNLSAGQRQLLSFARALVTHPPVLILDEATANVDSQTEHHLQQAIASIRHQHAWLIVAHRLSTIVDADEILVLQHGKIIERGNHSSLLAANKHYATLYQLQQLAVK, encoded by the coding sequence ATGAGTAATACCTTGTTGCGTCTTTTGAAATACTGCCGACCGCATTTGCGCTTGATCTGCATCGGGTTGGGATTTTTATTCTCATCTTCTTTGGCTGAAGTTAGCGGCCCATTGCTGATTAAATATTTTATTGATACTTCACTAGCAACTGGGCATTGGATCGCTCATGAAATTGGCCTATTCATCATTACCTATTTGTCACTGCAAGGGCTAGCTGCCTTCAGCAGTTATAAACAAGCCTTATTGTTTAGCCGAGTAGCGCAATACATTGTCAAAGGGCTGCGACAAGAAACGTTCTCCGCCGCACTACGCTTACCAGCCCGCTATCTGGACAATCACCAGACTGGCCATCTGATCTCGACCATCAGTAACGATACCGAAACATTGCTCCAGCTTTACATTCAGGTGATCGGTCAATCTATCCATAAAGTTGTGCTACTGACGGGTATTTTGAGCGGCATGTTCTGGCTTAACTGGCAGCTGGCGTGCCTGATATCCATCATGATCATCATGTCCATCGCTGTGATGCAAATCTACCAACGTTGTTCCATGCCATGGTCACGACAAGCTCGGCAACTCACCTCAGACCTCAACCACCAGCTCAGTGAAACGCTGCAAGGCATTCCAATCATTCAGTCACTGGTGCAAGAAAAACATTTTGCCGATAAATTTGCAGCAACTAATCAGCAACAATTGCAGGTCAGAAAAAAAGTACTGCAACTCAACGGCCTACTACTGCGCCCAATGATCGACCTGTTGTATATCTTCACTATCGGCACATTACTCAGCTGGTTCGCTATACAAGGAACCTCACAAATTGCAGTCGGCGTTATCTATGCGTTTGTGAGCTATATGGGGCGAATGGTTGAACCATTAAATGATCTCACCAACCAACTCACGCAGATCCAACAATCCCTGATTGCTGGCGAACGTATATTTACTTTGCTCGATGAACAAAAAGAACCTGTCGGTGAATACCAGCAACCGATAGAAGGTAACATCCAATTTCAGCATATCCATTTCCGCTATCAGCAGGATGGTAATCCTATCTTGCAAGATATCAATCTGGAATTGTATAAAGGGAAAATGATGGCACTGGTAGGCCATACCGGCAGTGGCAAATCGACTATTTTGCACCTGCTGAGCGGCATGTATCAGCCGACATCAGGCAACATCATCGTAGAGCAACACCCGATTGAAAAATGGAACATCAGCAGCTTACGTTCACAGCTTGGTGTGATTCAACAAGACCCGTTTATTTTTGCCGGTTCAGTGGCTGATAATATCCGTTTTGGTCGCCCGAATATCAGTGATGACGACATCACACAGGTATTAAATCATGTGCAGTGGTTTGAAAGTATTAACCACAATGAAACGGTTTCAATGCAGTTACAGGAAGGCGGTAAAAATCTCTCTGCGGGCCAACGTCAGTTACTTTCTTTCGCTCGTGCTTTGGTAACCCACCCACCTGTACTGATCCTGGATGAAGCAACCGCAAATGTGGACTCACAGACCGAACATCATTTGCAACAAGCGATTGCTTCTATTCGGCACCAACACGCCTGGCTCATTGTGGCCCACCGGTTATCTACCATTGTCGATGCTGATGAGATATTGGTGCTACAGCACGGTAAGATTATTGAGCGAGGAAATCACAGCAGTTTACTGGCTGCCAATAAGCACTATGCGACGCTGTATCAGCTACAACAATTAGCCGTAAAATAG
- a CDS encoding ABC transporter transmembrane domain-containing protein: MSLIWQLGWFFRANWQRYSLTVTILCLIAIVQTKVPALIGGMIDTVVHAPVGGSIWPQFQPQVLTLLAIGLLVYILRYVWRVALYGAAYKLGYLLRQRLYQHYLAMDQHFYQTHRTGELMAHVSNDIQAVEMTAGEGILTLVDSIFMGCLVLGIMITQYSLPLTIISLLPLPIMAFLVARIGREIHHAFGKAQAAFGDVNNIAHENMSGLRTLRLFAAEQYAEQQMQHKAEQANQANLQVARVDAKFEPVIYLCIGSAYLLAISGGSWLVWQQQLTIGQLTSFSLYLGQLIWPMFAIAWLFNILERGNAAYQRIQTVLNTKAQLTSGTAERPALSGNMDIQLERFENETGIALLQQINLQIKPGELVGIVGPTGAGKSTLLKLIQRFADPLLGHISLQQKPLPEWSLSDLRQQFAYVPQEPYLFSLSVADNIALGRPDATLEQVIAAAKLAELDRDIQGLPQGYQTPVGERGITLSGGQKQRLALARAWLTQRPYLLLDDALSAVDAKTASRILHNLQSSSHNMTLLMVTHRLQGLEHADQILVLEQGEQRELGRHQILLEQNGWYAKTWRYQQLEQALTEDENE, from the coding sequence ATGAGTTTGATCTGGCAACTAGGATGGTTTTTCCGCGCTAACTGGCAGCGATATTCGCTGACGGTCACCATCCTCTGTCTGATTGCCATCGTGCAAACCAAAGTCCCGGCATTAATAGGCGGGATGATTGATACCGTCGTGCATGCGCCAGTCGGCGGTTCAATCTGGCCACAATTCCAACCACAAGTGCTGACATTACTGGCTATCGGCCTGCTGGTTTATATTTTGCGTTATGTCTGGCGCGTCGCGTTATATGGCGCAGCCTACAAACTCGGCTATTTGTTACGCCAACGGCTGTATCAGCATTATCTCGCGATGGATCAGCATTTCTACCAGACACACCGTACTGGTGAGCTGATGGCACATGTCAGTAATGACATTCAGGCGGTAGAAATGACCGCCGGTGAAGGCATTCTGACATTAGTCGATTCGATATTTATGGGTTGTCTGGTGCTGGGGATCATGATCACCCAATACTCCCTGCCGCTAACCATAATCTCGTTATTGCCCTTACCTATCATGGCTTTTCTGGTTGCCCGTATTGGGCGAGAAATTCACCATGCTTTTGGTAAAGCACAAGCTGCTTTCGGTGATGTAAACAATATTGCTCATGAAAATATGAGTGGTTTACGTACTTTGCGGCTATTTGCCGCCGAGCAATATGCAGAACAACAAATGCAGCATAAAGCCGAGCAAGCTAATCAGGCCAATCTGCAAGTCGCCCGCGTGGATGCCAAATTTGAACCAGTTATTTATCTGTGTATTGGCAGTGCTTATTTACTCGCCATTTCCGGTGGTAGCTGGTTAGTTTGGCAACAGCAATTAACTATCGGCCAACTCACCAGCTTCAGTCTCTATTTAGGGCAATTAATATGGCCTATGTTTGCTATTGCCTGGTTATTTAACATTCTGGAACGAGGGAATGCTGCCTATCAACGCATTCAGACAGTACTAAATACAAAAGCGCAACTGACATCCGGAACTGCGGAAAGGCCCGCCCTCAGCGGTAATATGGATATTCAGCTGGAACGTTTTGAAAATGAAACCGGTATTGCACTCTTGCAGCAGATCAACCTGCAGATCAAACCCGGTGAGTTGGTGGGTATCGTCGGGCCAACGGGTGCTGGGAAAAGTACACTGCTGAAACTGATACAACGTTTCGCCGATCCTCTGCTGGGCCATATCTCTTTACAGCAAAAACCATTACCTGAATGGTCGCTCTCTGATCTACGCCAGCAATTTGCCTATGTACCTCAAGAACCTTATCTATTCTCACTTTCAGTAGCCGACAACATTGCATTAGGCCGCCCTGATGCAACATTAGAACAAGTCATTGCAGCTGCTAAACTGGCTGAATTAGACCGCGATATTCAAGGCTTACCACAAGGTTATCAAACCCCCGTTGGCGAACGTGGTATCACCCTTTCCGGTGGTCAGAAACAGCGACTGGCATTAGCCCGAGCCTGGTTAACCCAACGCCCTTATTTGTTATTGGACGATGCGCTTTCTGCCGTGGATGCAAAAACTGCATCCCGCATTTTGCATAACCTGCAATCTAGTAGCCATAACATGACCTTGCTGATGGTGACACACCGGCTACAAGGGTTAGAACATGCCGATCAGATCCTGGTACTGGAACAAGGCGAACAACGAGAGTTAGGTCGTCATCAAATATTGTTAGAACAAAACGGCTGGTATGCAAAAACCTGGCGTTATCAGCAATTAGAACAAGCACTGACAGAGGACGAAAATGAGTAA
- the mepA gene encoding penicillin-insensitive murein endopeptidase, whose translation MYQWILVAAMSNPWALQSTPSSGTAEAIGGYAAGCLQGAVAVPEYGTGYQILRPKQKRYYGHPIMRQYVLDLARQARKMGLPDILVGDMAMAKGGPFNSGHRSHQSGLDTDFWFRFATKKLSTSERNNIQPLEMVDFSQNKVNKNFSSQQITLLKLAAQDPRVERIFVNPPIKEAMCEQFRGTDHAWLGKLRPWFGHSAHFHVRLHCPVGSKDCEPQKPSPAGDGCGEELQSWLNKPAVVSSKPVPNPMPVLPERCDILLSKKQR comes from the coding sequence ATGTATCAATGGATATTAGTTGCTGCCATGAGTAATCCATGGGCGCTTCAAAGCACACCAAGTAGTGGTACAGCAGAAGCAATCGGTGGTTATGCCGCCGGTTGTCTGCAAGGTGCTGTTGCAGTACCTGAATATGGCACGGGATATCAAATTCTGCGCCCTAAACAAAAACGTTATTATGGTCATCCGATCATGCGGCAATACGTTCTCGATCTGGCTCGTCAAGCGCGCAAAATGGGGTTACCCGATATTCTGGTCGGCGATATGGCCATGGCCAAAGGCGGCCCGTTTAATAGTGGGCATCGCAGCCATCAAAGTGGGCTGGATACGGATTTCTGGTTCCGCTTTGCGACTAAAAAACTGAGTACTTCGGAGCGGAACAATATCCAACCGCTTGAGATGGTCGATTTTAGTCAGAATAAAGTGAACAAAAACTTCAGTTCACAGCAAATCACCCTACTGAAACTCGCGGCACAAGACCCACGTGTAGAGCGAATTTTCGTCAACCCACCGATCAAAGAAGCCATGTGTGAGCAATTCCGTGGCACTGACCATGCCTGGTTAGGCAAATTACGCCCATGGTTTGGTCACAGCGCTCATTTCCATGTGCGTTTACATTGTCCTGTTGGCAGCAAAGACTGTGAACCGCAGAAACCATCGCCAGCCGGTGATGGTTGTGGAGAGGAATTACAATCATGGCTCAACAAGCCCGCGGTAGTCAGTAGCAAACCGGTACCTAATCCGATGCCAGTTTTGCCCGAACGTTGCGACATACTGCTGTCGAAAAAACAACGATGA
- a CDS encoding Gfo/Idh/MocA family oxidoreductase — MKAGVIGTNWGRVHVQGLRKAGCDVIAMMAHDADIVAKIAMEEGIPNHGTDLSVFQDCDVVAIATPTASHLNYLAALQDKIILCEKPLGLTPDNQAQFLALNAKRSYVSFPFPFLDSAKQLQQLINSGDFGELLRITVVAGVNLPYPKTPVEWFMEDMIHPISLLTHLFGEMRFLDARQGSGCNISAQMQCQHALVDLMLCPWPKPGLHFDITLIGSKNAYQLRGGFRPDRQWWMEPLMIDDVAQNTGEAAENAIWIRANHRVANALIAHQKGEINDQQAMELGLFPLQRALAMEQSLLPLWQALAQYDQSPTLAGNMVWQTA; from the coding sequence ATGAAAGCTGGAGTGATAGGAACAAATTGGGGACGAGTTCACGTTCAAGGGCTACGCAAAGCAGGCTGTGACGTTATCGCAATGATGGCACACGATGCGGACATAGTTGCCAAAATTGCCATGGAAGAAGGCATTCCTAATCATGGCACAGACTTATCTGTGTTTCAGGATTGTGATGTAGTCGCTATTGCAACGCCAACGGCCAGCCATCTGAATTATCTTGCGGCTCTACAAGACAAGATAATTTTGTGCGAAAAACCGCTTGGCCTGACACCTGATAATCAAGCTCAGTTTTTAGCACTCAACGCCAAACGTAGTTATGTCAGTTTCCCGTTTCCTTTTCTTGATTCCGCCAAACAACTACAACAACTGATCAACAGTGGTGATTTTGGTGAGCTGTTACGCATTACTGTTGTTGCCGGTGTTAACCTGCCCTATCCGAAAACACCGGTGGAATGGTTTATGGAAGATATGATCCACCCCATCTCGCTGCTGACACACTTATTTGGCGAAATGCGGTTTCTTGACGCCCGCCAAGGATCTGGCTGTAATATTTCCGCCCAAATGCAATGCCAGCATGCACTGGTTGACCTGATGTTATGTCCGTGGCCAAAACCGGGGTTGCATTTCGATATCACGCTGATCGGCAGTAAAAATGCTTACCAGCTACGCGGCGGTTTCCGCCCTGATCGCCAATGGTGGATGGAACCGCTCATGATCGATGACGTAGCACAAAATACAGGCGAAGCGGCGGAAAATGCAATCTGGATCCGGGCCAACCACCGAGTAGCTAACGCACTGATTGCACATCAGAAAGGTGAAATCAACGACCAACAAGCGATGGAACTCGGTCTATTCCCATTGCAGCGCGCTTTGGCGATGGAGCAAAGCCTGTTACCCTTGTGGCAAGCACTAGCTCAGTATGATCAGAGCCCGACATTAGCTGGTAATATGGTCTGGCAAACCGCTTAA
- the mscL gene encoding large-conductance mechanosensitive channel protein MscL, with amino-acid sequence MNMFKEFKEFAMRGNVVDMAVGIVIGAAFSAIVKSMVDDVLMPPIGLLLGGVDFSDFFVVLKEGAKAAAPYHSLADAKAAGAVTLNFGLFVNAIISFTIVAFALFMLVKGMNRLRANETPKPVSTKKCPHCCSDIAIEATRCPHCTSQL; translated from the coding sequence ATGAATATGTTTAAGGAATTTAAAGAGTTTGCCATGCGTGGCAATGTGGTTGATATGGCGGTTGGTATTGTTATTGGTGCGGCTTTCAGTGCGATCGTGAAAAGCATGGTCGATGACGTGCTGATGCCACCGATTGGTTTATTACTCGGTGGCGTGGATTTTTCTGACTTTTTTGTGGTGTTGAAAGAAGGTGCTAAAGCAGCGGCGCCTTATCACAGTCTGGCAGATGCTAAGGCGGCAGGGGCGGTAACGCTGAATTTTGGTTTGTTCGTGAATGCGATCATCAGCTTTACTATCGTGGCTTTTGCGCTGTTTATGCTGGTAAAAGGTATGAATCGTTTGCGTGCTAATGAAACACCTAAACCAGTTAGTACCAAAAAATGCCCACATTGCTGTTCCGATATCGCAATAGAGGCAACGCGTTGCCCACATTGTACTTCTCAGTTGTAA
- a CDS encoding thioredoxin family protein → MTTNTYQETEPSLSEVEAFTGPVVLDFGNEWCGFCQAALPFIATAIAEHAQIPHIKIADGHGKPLGRAFKVKLWPTLIFLSNGKEIARLVRPDNTNAVRDALALIDNATN, encoded by the coding sequence ATGACCACAAATACCTATCAGGAAACCGAACCATCATTGAGTGAAGTGGAAGCGTTTACCGGCCCTGTGGTGCTGGATTTTGGTAATGAATGGTGCGGCTTTTGCCAAGCCGCGTTGCCGTTTATAGCCACAGCAATAGCCGAACATGCGCAAATACCACACATCAAAATTGCCGATGGCCATGGCAAACCATTAGGACGAGCCTTCAAAGTTAAACTGTGGCCGACATTGATCTTTCTCAGTAATGGCAAAGAGATCGCCCGCTTAGTACGACCAGACAATACCAACGCGGTACGAGATGCACTGGCCCTCATCGATAATGCGACGAATTAA